The sequence TGGTTAATGGGCCAGCCTGGAGTAATTCTTAGTAAGCTGGTGCTCCATTGTGAGCGCGTGGGTTCGAGGCCAAGTTATGCTTGGCGAAATTCCCACCCCCGGCGCCAATTTTAAAGCTTAAAAAATTAATAGATATCATTAAGTATTCTATGGAGAATCAAATCGAAGATTCTACTTTAAATGTAATTTTAGCTTAATATACTAAAAATAAATTTCTTTTTATCATTATTCTTTTTCTTTTATCTTTAAACGTTACGATAAATGATTAAACGAATTTTGTCTTAAAATGAAACATTTTTTGTTTAATTATAAGTTATAATTCATAGAATTTCAAAAAAAGAGGTATGATAAAATATGATAAGAGAAAATATAATTTAGCATGTATTTTATCTTCTCAATTAATATATAATTTTGATCGATCAATAATTGGAGATGCAGAAACTAAGCTATTTATGATGCATGATAGTGAAAGAGATATAGATGCAATTATAAATATTACAGGGTGCGAAATATTAAGACAAGTATTACCTTCATTAAAACAATTTGAAGCGATAACAATTAGAAAACAAGAAATTGAAGAATTAATGAAAACAACAAGAGGAAGATTGTATCCTACGATTACTTTGCTTATTGCTTCTCTTAAACCATATTTTAAAGAAGAAAAATTAAAGAAGTAAGAGAAGAAAAGAAAAAAGAAATTGATTTCTTGAAAATAAAAGAAGAAATAATTAAAGAGAAGATTCTTCCAAATGATAAAATAGAAAAATTAAAAATTGAAGATATAGAAATATTAAATAATTTTGAAAATATTTCAATTCAAGAAAAGAATAGATTAAAAGAAATAGGATTAATAAGTTATTTAAGATTTAAATAATAATTTTATTATTAGTAAATTATGATAAAGAGGCTTTCTCAAAAGGAAGTTGAAAGGAAAATTAAAGGTCATAAAGCTTTTGAACGTGGCATTCTTTTTGAAGTTAAAGTTGGAAATTGGTTAAGCGAGCAGGATTATAAAATATCTCATAGAAAGAGAGGACGATATGGAGAAGTTGATATTATAGCTACTAAGCGTAAACATTTATTCGGAAAAGAAATACTTTTTGTTGAGTGTAAAGATAAAGAAAAAATTACACTTAAAGATTTTGTGCATTTTGTTAAAAAATTTGAAGCTTTTCTAAGAAAAGAGCCTAATGCTAAAGGCTTATTTGTTTATAGAGGAGAATTGGATAAGGATGCTAAAGCATATTATGACTCACAATTACGTGATGACTTGTATGAAAGAATAGAAATTAAAAAATGGAGAAAATAGAAAGAAAAGACTGATATAAAAATTAACAGGGTTAAAAATTGGCGCTCATTAATTGCTTTTCTAAAACAATTAAATTTTACTAATTCTATAAAAATAATTAAAGGATGAGGTGGTTAAATGGTTAGAAAAAAGAAGAAAGTAACCTTTTGGGCAACAAAAAAAGTTCCAAAAAGAGTAAAAGTTACGTTTTACGCAAAAGTAAAAAAACGAAAACGCAAATAGCATTTATTTCATGATGTAGATGATGTAGTTTCTTTTTTGAAAAAGGTATTGATAAAAAGCAGAAGAAATCAAAAATAGTTAGAGTCCAACAAATAATTAAAGAATATTGATTTTAGGTTCTAAAAATTAGGCAGTATTTAATATTGAACGATGAGAAAGATAGAAGATCCTATTTTTAAAAGAAAAAATTTTAAGAAATGAAAATTTGGAATATCTTAAAGATAATTAAAGTTGTAGATATATCAATAAAAAGGCTTTTTAGCTCCAATCAATATAGATAGGTGAATAATAAGATTTGAAAAATAAACCAATATTAAGTTAAATAAACGAAAATAAACCAATATAAACTAAAGAATTAAAATAAAATTTATATTATCATAAATTTTTTATAAAATTATGAGTGAAAAGGTTTTTTCTGCAATATATATAGGGGGACATCCTAATTTTCAGAAAAAAGAAAATGTTAGAATATACTTAGCATCTGATGAAATAAAAATTGCTCCTCTTGCTATAAAAATTAAGTATAGCGATATTAAAGAAGTTGGAATAACTGAAATTGGTTTTGAAAAATTTCTTAAAATTAAATGTAGTATAAATTCATCAATTTATGAATTATACTTTAGCGATGTTTCAAATATAGATGAACTTAATAATGAATTGAAAAAATTACGTGAAAAACCATTAATAGAAGAAATTGAAAAGCCTAAGATTGAAATTGAAAAACTTAAAAAAGAGAACGAGACTTTGAAAAGCGCAATTATTGCAATAAGTGCTATATTAATGGCAATTTTATTAGGTCTTTCCATTTTTATATTTCAACTTTCTATACAAAAAGGAGAGATAATTACCATAGAAAAAACATCGATCTCTACTGTTGAGGTTATCCCATCTGACATCCAATATAAACTTGCTGAGTTACAGTCAAAGTATGATGAATTGCAGGCGAGATATGAGAATTTAGAAGAACAATATAATGAAGTAAAATCAAAGTATGATAAAGTTCTTCAGATGAAAGATATTTTAGGAGAAGTAAAGTATTATAGAGTGATTTATATGTTTACCAAACCAGAAATCTTTGGAATAAAAATTCCTTTTCCCGTTCCTACAAATGATATACATTTAGAAATTTCTGCAAGAGAATATATAGAATACCGTTTAAAAAGTCATACTCCAGGAGTTTTATCAGAAAGAGAAGATACAGAAATACCTCAATATATAACATTAAATGATCCAACAATTAGATACATAGCAAATTGGATTAAAAATACTTATGATTCTGATATGGATAGGATTAATGCAGTTTTAATGATTACTCATCAATTAAAATACATACAAACATACTATAGAAAATATCCTTTAGAAACACTAGTAGAGTTTTCAGGAGATTGTGACTGCATGACTGTTTTAGGTCTATCTATAATTAAGGCTATGGGATATGATTGTGTTGCTATTCCTTGTATAGTAAAATCATCTCCGGATGATAAAGGTGGTGCACATATGATGGGGGCAGTTTATCTTACAAACATGCCTAAAGATAAACAATATATTGAAGTTGATGGGAAAAAATATTATTGGTGCGAATTTACTGGAGATTTATCTAAAGGCTGGACAGAATGTTTATTTGGAAGAACTGTTGGGGACATGGTTTGGTATGAGATATCCTTTAGAGTAATAAAGATCTAAAATAAAAAAATTAAAGGTAGAAAATTAGCTTACTATTCATAGAGATGAGAAATATTTAATGGTAAAAAATTTAGATTAATATGACGAATAATTTATATTAGTTTTTTAAAAAATAATAAAAATCTTCAGTTATCTTGCAAATTTTCTATAAATATTTTTATAAAAGTAGAGGCTGAGG is a genomic window of Nitrososphaerota archaeon containing:
- a CDS encoding YraN family protein, with product MIKRLSQKEVERKIKGHKAFERGILFEVKVGNWLSEQDYKISHRKRGRYGEVDIIATKRKHLFGKEILFVECKDKEKITLKDFVHFVKKFEAFLRKEPNAKGLFVYRGELDKDAKAYYDSQLRDDLYERIEIKKWRK